A genome region from Fusarium musae strain F31 chromosome 5, whole genome shotgun sequence includes the following:
- a CDS encoding hypothetical protein (EggNog:ENOG41): MSSSYSFSSLESLSLADRVLFNRFSKGPECPIPYNVAHHAFEAVALAHPDLVAVRHYDGSTITYRELNRRANMLANELIHTFGLRVGDRVVLVYSRCIEMVVFILAVLKAGGQYVPLDGGIVTDDTLGFDIADSDAPVVLCLPKFFDKVIRSIPDDRRNIVNVLDLDSRSDLWRRGNPSHPMVEVGPDDGAYVIYTSGTTGRPKGVDVRHRGVTNTLLAEPSKLGIRPGRNVAQQLNVAFDMCAWEILGTMMNGGTLHIRGSGLEPWTECLQRCDTIIATPSVVQKYMPRIEDFPNVDTIAVGGEPCPLALAEKWAPHVNFWNVCGPTEISMLNTAHLHQPGIPLSIGKPNPNTNVYILDDNENPVPIGQPGVMWAGGPGVSRGYINLPELTATRYKLDKFTNDGNMMFNTGDLAQWLEDGSLLPLGRKDDQVKIQGFRVELDGVSRSIESNPGVIKGCALKIDNALWGFYSSHVPIAETELKQTVGKTQPFYAVPTIWKHLPVLELTPNGKIDKRALYKIAEGSDNVQQAVVKVRPETVWPSHERLLSIGSSSDGTLFEGEKNGIMRDLEKDPKGVIEDHEEVETEEYALPDKNGFHGWRWLRHTAFSAYRKLFGLIFLSNLTVLIFLLWESRNNNFFPSPSKVATAVASNLLCAVLVRQDYVVNAIFFVCSRVPTSFPLSIRRHFARVYHNGGVHSGCAVSATAWWFMYTISTSRDFLLETYQPPIKCVVLALTYVILLLLCFILAMAYPSVRMKMHDQFEWAHRFVGWFSVALVWAHVITSTAATATEPLGDALAKNPTIYLLSLITLSIALPWARLRRVNVRPEPLSNHAVRLHFDFCTPGPCTSRGVRITDRPMIEWHAFAAIPEPSGKGFSIIVSKAGDWTKRIIEKPPTSIWTRGTPASGVLAVAPLFKKVVLVATGSGIGPCMPVIMERRVPCHVVWSTKNPLSTYGQEILDTILAMDSEAIIWDTDKKGRPDMVKLAYQAYKESGAECVCIISNRSTTAKVVYQLESRGIPAYGPILDS; the protein is encoded by the exons ATGTCTTCTTCCTATTCTTTCAGCTCCCTTGAGAGCCTCTCCCTGGCGGATAGAGTGTTATTCAACCGATTCAGCAAGGGACCTGAGTGTCCTATTCCGTATAATGTTGCTCATCACGCTTTTGAGGCAGTTGCGCTGGCGCACCCTGACCTCGTTGCCGTTCGACATTATGACGGGAGCACTATCACATACCGAGAGCTCAACCGAAGGGCAAATATGTTGGCGAACGAGCTGATACATACATTTGGCTTGAGGGTTGGCGATCGTGTTGTGTTGGTGTACTCGCGTTGCATTGAGATGgttgtcttcatcctcgccgTCCTCAAAGCCGGTGGACAGTACGTGCCATTGGATGGTGGCATCGTCACCGACGACACATTAGGCTTTGACATTGCCGATTCTGACGCACCCGTTGTTCTCTGTCTTCCCAAATTCTTTGACAAAGTTATTCGCAGCATTCCAGATGATCGACGAAACATTGTCAATGTTCTCGATTTGGACAGCCGCTCGGATCTCTGGCGAAGAGGCAACCCTTCACACCCGATGGTGGAGGTTGGTCCAGATGATGGTGCATATGTCATCTACACTTCAGGTACGACAGGCCGACCTAAGGGTGTGGACGTGAGACATCGAGGTGTTACCAATACCCTTTTGGCAGAACCATCCAAGTTGGGCATTAGACCTGGCAGGAACGTGGCACAGCAGCTGAATGTTGCATTCGATATGT GTGCCTGGGAGATCTTGGGTACAATGATGAACGGCGGTACTCTTCACATCAGAGGCAGCGGTCTCGAGCCCTGGACCGAGTGTCTCCAGCGATGCGACACCATCATCGCTACACCATCGGTCGTTCAAAAATACATGCCACGAATCGAAGACTTCCCCAACGTCGATACAATCGCCGTCGGTGGCGAGCCTTGCCCTTTGGCGCTCGCCGAGAAATGGGCTCCCCATGTCAACTTCTGGAACGTGTGCGGACCGACCGAGATCAGCATGCTCAACACAGCGCATCTTCACCAACCAGGCATTCCTCTGTCAATTGGGAAGCCTAACCCCAACACGAATGTCTACATCTTGGATGATAATGAGAACCCTGTTCCAATTGGGCAGCCTGGTGTTATGTGGGCTGGAGGCCCAGGTGTCTCTCGAGGCTACATCAATCTACCCGAGCTAACAGCGACTCGATACAAGCTGGACAAGTTCACCAACGATGG CAACATGATGTTCAACACCGGCGATTTGGCCCAATGGCTCGAAGACGGTAGCCTCCTCCCCCTCGGCCGAAAAGACGACCAAGTCAAGATCCAAGGCTTCCGCGTCGAGCTCGACGGCGTATCCCGCTCCATCGAATCCAACCCCGGCGTCATAAAAGGCTGCGCCCTAAAGATCGACAACGCTCTGTGGGGCTTCTACTCATCCCACGTCCCAATCGCTGAAACGGAGCTGAAACAAACCGTTGGGAAGACCCAGCCCTTCTACGCTGTCCCCACAATCTGGAAACATCTTCCCGTTCTGGAACTCACGCCGAATGGAAAGATTGACAAGAGAGCGTTGTACAAGATCGCTGAAGGTAGTGATAATGTGCAGCAGGCGGTTGTGAAAGTTAGACCGGAGACAGTATGGCCGTCGCATGAGCGCTTGCTGTCGATTGGCAGTTCCAGTGATGGAACGCTCTTCGAGGGTGAGAAGAATGGTATCATGAGGGATCTGGAGAAGGACCCCAAGGGCGTTATTGAGGACCATGAAGAGGTCGAGACTGAAGAGTATGCACTTCCTGATAAGAACGGCTTCCATGGATGGCGCTGGCTCCGTCATACTGCATTCTCAGCATATCGCAAGCTCTTCGGCCTCATCTTCCTGTCCAATCTCACTGTCCTCATTTTCCTTCTCTGGGAGAGCCGCAACAACAACTTCTTCCCATCTCCTTCCAAGGTTGCGACAGCTGTTGCATCAAATCTTCTCTGCGCCGTCCTCGTACGTCAAGACTACGTCGTCAATGCGATATTCTTTGTCTGTTCCCGAGTCCCCACGTCATTCCCTCTGTCTATCCGAAGGCACTTTGCCCGTGTCTATCACAACGGCGGTGTCCACTCTGGCTGCGCTGTCTCTGCTACTGCATGGTGGTTCATGTACACCATCTCGACCAGCCGGGACTTCCTACTCGAGACATATCAGCCTCCCATCAAGTGCGTTGTTCTCGCCTTGACTTatgtcattcttcttctgctctgtTTCATCCTTGCCATGGCGTACCCCAGTGTCCGGATGAAGATGCACGATCAGTTTGAGTGGGCACATCGTTTTGTCGGCTGGTTTTCTGTTGCTCTTGTTTGGGCTCATGTCATtacatcaacagcagcaacggCAACTGAGCCCTTGGGGGACGCATTGGCCAAGAACCCAACAATCTACCTCCTGTCGCTCATCACTCTTAGCATCGCCCTGCCTTGGGCCAGACTCCGTCGTGTCAATGTCAGGCCCGAACCTCTCTCCAACCATGCCGTGCGCCTTCACTTCGACTTTTGCACACCTGGTCCTTGTACTTCCCGAGGCGTTCGCATCACTGATCGGCCCATGATTGAGTGGCATGCTTTCGCAGCCATTCCTGAACCTAGCGGTAAAGGCTTCTCAATCATTGTATCAAAAGCAGGTGACTGGACCAAGCGGATCATCGAGAAGCCTCCGACATCCATCTGGACTCGAGGTACCCCAGCATCTGGTGTTCTTGCTGTCGCTCCGCTGTTCAAGAAGGTCGTTCTGGTGGCAACAGGATCAGGCATCGGACCCTGTATGCCTGTCATCATGGAGAGGCGCGTTCCGTGCCACGTAGTCTGGTCTACCAAGAACCCTCTCTCAACGTATGGACAAGAGATTCTCGATACTATTCTTGCCATGGACTCTGAGGCCATCATCTGGGATACAGATAAGAAGGGTCGACCAGATATGGTCAAGTTGGCATATCAAGCCTACAAGGAGAGTGGCGCCGAATGTGTGTGCATTATTTCCAACAGGTCGACGACGGCCAAAGTGGTTTATCAGCTGGAGAGTCGCGGTATTCCGGCGTACGGTCCAATTTTGGATTCTTAA